The following DNA comes from cyanobiont of Ornithocercus magnificus.
TTCGAGGCTGTCCTTTTACCGTTAGACCAAAGCCGCCAAGCTCTCGAGACTGCTGGCAAAGCTGTTGAGCTCGCCCGCAGCCACGGTGGACGAATGATTGTGTTGTCAGTAGTTCAGCCAGAACATCCAGATATGCGTAGTCACGACAAAATATCTGCACTACTAGAGCAGACTCGTGGACAGGTAGTAGAGGCAGGTGTACCCTGCGAAATTGTGGAGCGTGAAGGCAACCCAGCATTCGTGATCTGTGACGTAGCTGATG
Coding sequences within:
- a CDS encoding universal stress protein, producing the protein MFEAVLLPLDQSRQALETAGKAVELARSHGGRMIVLSVVQPEHPDMRSHDKISALLEQTRGQVVEAGVPCEIVEREGNPAFVICDVADELDVDVIVMGTRSMSLEVESSSTAARVIQLAPCPVLVVP